In the genome of Methylomagnum ishizawai, the window GCCGGTGAAGCAGCCGTTCCATATCCCGCTGGCCGTGGGCTTGCTGGGACCGGATGGCCGGGAGTTGCCGCTACGGCTGGAAGGCGAGGCCGCGCCCCACCCGGAAACCACCCGCGTCCTGCATGTCCAGGCCCAGGAGCAACGGTTCCGCTTCGTCGATCTGCCGGCCAAGCCGGTGGTTTCGGCCCTGCGGGGTTTTTCCGCGCCGGTCAAGCTGCATGTGGAGCGCAGCCCGCAGGAACTGGCCTTCCTGTGCGCCCACGACCCGGATTTCTTCAACCGCTGGGACGCCGGGCAGGAACTCGCCGCCCGCGCCCTGCTCAGGCTGGTGCCGCGCTGGGCGGTGGGCGAGACCTCCAAACCGCTGGAACCTTTGTTGCTGGAAGTCTTCCGCGCCCTGGTCGCGGGGGAATGGGAGGATCGGTCCTATCAAGCTTTGTTGCTGACCCTGCCTTCCGAGGAATATGTCGGCGCGGCGATGAAGGCCATCGAGCCCGAGGCGGTCCATGCCGCCCGGCAATGGGTCAAGCGGGAATTGGCGGTGCATCTGGAAGCCGATTTCCTGCGGCTTTACCAAGCCTGCCACGAGGACCGCCGCGACCGTTTCGACGCCGCGACCATGGGTCGCCGCCGTCTCAAGAACACCTGCCTCGCCTATCTGGGGGAATTGGAAACCAGGGCTTCCCAGCGCCTGGCCGTGCGCCAATTCCGCGAATCCCACACCATGACCGACCGCATCGCCGCGCTTTCGGTCATCGTCAACAGCCACAACCCTGAGCGCGAGGTCTGCCTGGACGAGTTCTACCAGCAATGGAAGGACGAGTCCCTGGTGGTCGGCAAGTGGTTTTCCATCCAGGCCACCTGCCATCTGCCCGGCACTTTGGCGCGGGTGCGGGCTTTGATCGCCCATCCGGCCTTCGATTTCAAGATGCCCAACCATGTGCGTTCCTTGATCGGGGCGTTCTCGCAGTCCAATCCGGTCAATTTCCACGCCAAGGACGGGGCGGGCTACGCCTTCCTGGCCGACCATGTGATCGAACTCAACACTATCAATCCGCAGATCGCCGCCCGTTTGTTGACCGCGCTGACCCCGTGGCGCCGCTACGACGACGAGCGCCAGCGCTTGATGTGCCTGCAATTGCAACGGGTGGCGGGCACCTCGAACATCTCCAAGGATGTGTACGAAGTCGCGATGAAAAGCTTGTCCTGATGCCCGCGCTAGGGGCACCCCGATCCTGGGGTCGGCGCGGGCCGGGAGGGCGGCGGGGTCGGTGCCGTCTTGCTGGTGCCGACATCCCCGCTGTGGGGGTGGGGGTTTAAGCGGCGGGTTTTTCTTCGGCGGTCGGGGTGGCCTCGGCGGACGCTTCGGCGGCGGCTTCCGTCGGTGTTGAGGGTTCTTCCGCGGGCGCTTCCGGCGCGGTGGTGGCTGCTGTGGGTTCCGCCGGAGTGGCCGAACCGCCGCAGCAAGCGCCGCCGTGGGCGTGGGTTTCGGCCTGGGCTGTGCCACCATTCGTGTCCTTGCCCATCAGGGTATAGACCGGGCAGCTACCCAACAGCCCGGTGGCGAGCGGCACCAGCCCGATGAAACCCCAAGCGCCAACGACGCCGACCCCGGCCAGCACCGTCAAAAGTCCACCCGCGCCGATGCGGATGTATTTTTCCGTCGGGCCGATGTTCTTCTTGCATAGATCGATAGCCATACGTACCTCCTCCTTTTCGCTGATTTTATTTATGGAAGTGGCGAACCGATACTAGGCTCGCCGGGAAGGAAGATAGCGCGTTGTTATGTCGAACGCTACTGTTGTAGCGGGCCGGTGGAGCGCCCCGCTACACGAGCAGCGCTAGGACCAGCAAGGCCAGCAAGACCACCAGGGCCATCGGCCAGCGCAGCGACGAGCGCATGGCCTGGAGCCGGGCTTTTTCTTCCTCCCACCACAGCGGCGTCTGGGTTTTCAGTTTTTGCACGGCGGTGTTGGCCTTCTTGAGCCCCACGATCATCAGGAGGGTGAACACCCCGAACCCCAGCCAGGCCGTCACCATCTGGGCTTCGTACAGGGTCAGCCCCACGTGTTCCAGGACGGTGTCGACCAGTAATTCCAGGATTTCCAGCACGATCAGGACCGCGTGCAGCAGCAGTTCCAATAGCGCGTGCCACCAAAACACCAGGATCAAGATTCCACTGCCGATCAAGAGCGCTTTTTTCATGCTGTACGACTCGTTATGGCCCCGCGGCGGGTGGACACGGGGGGCGCGAGGGACTGGGGATGGGTGGGGTCGGCGCGACCGGCCCGGTGCGCGGCACGGACCGGGCCGCGGCGGGGCACATTATCGCCCAGGACGGTCGGAATGGCGACAAGAGGCCGGGAGGCTTCACCAACCGGCTTCCTTTTCCGGCGAGGCGCTGATCTTGTGGAGGGTCAGGTCGGCCCCGGCGAATTCCTCCTCGGGGTCCAGGCGCAATCCCACCGCCAGTTTCAAGAGGCCATAGGTCGCGAAACCGCCCGCCAGGGCGATGGCGATGCCGAGGCCGGTGCCGATCAATTGCGAAACGAGGCTGATGTGGCCGAGGCCGCCCAGGGCGGTCTGGCCGAACAGGCCGGCGGCGATTCCGCCCCAGGCACCGCACAGCCCGTGCAGGGGCCAGACGCCCAGCACGTCGTCGATCTTCCAGCGGTTCTGGGTCAGGGTGAACATGGACACGAACAGGACGCCCGCCACCGCCCCCACCGTCAAGGCCCCGACCGGATGCATCAGGTCGGAGCCGGCGCACACCGCCACCAGCCCGGCCAGCGGCCCGTTATGCACGAAGCCCGGATCGTTGCGGCCCATGAGCAGGGCGGCCAGGGTGCCGCCGACCATCGCCATCAGCGAGTTCAACGCCACCAATCCGCTGATGGCCCCGAGCGTCTGGGCCGACATCACGTTGAAGCCGAACCAACCCACCGTGAGTATCCAAGCGCCCAGGGCCAGGAATGGGATGCTGGACGGCGGATGCGCCGCGATGCCGCCGTCGCGGTGGTAACGGCCCCGGCGCGGCCCCAGCAGCAGCACGGCGGCGAGGCCGATCCAGCCGCCCACCGCGTGGACCACGACGGAACCGGCGAAATCGTGGAAGGCCGCGCCGAAGGTTTGTTCCAGCCAGGGCTGCAGTCCCAGGTTCTGGTTCCAGGCGATGCCCTCGAACAGGGGATAGACGAAACCCACCAGGATGAAGGTGGCGGCGATTTGCGGGTTGAACTTGGCCCGCTCGGCGATGCCGCCGGAGACGATGGCCGGGATGGCGGCGGCGAAGGTCAGCAGGAAGAAGAATTTGACCAGCCCGTAGCCGTTGTCGAGGGCGAGCCGGTCCGCGCCCTGGAAGAATTGGACGCCATAGGCCAGGTAGTAGCCGATGAAGAAATAGGCGACCGTGGACATGGCGAAGTCGGTGAGGATTTTCACCAGGGCATTGACTTGGTTCTTGCGGCGGACGGTGCCGACTTCGAGGAAGGCGAAGCCGGAATGCATGGCCAGCACCATGATGGCACCCAGCAGGATAAACAGGACGTCTTGGCTTTTATTAATTGTTTCCATAGGAGAGCCTCGTTGAAGGACGGGCTATCCGAAAGCAAATAGCGGGCCGATCCGAATGGGGGCGAATTGTCCCGGTTCGGGGCGTTAATCCTCGTATTGGTGCGCGAACGTTTGGGCCGGTATGGTGCGATGCAGGATTTTACGCACCAATAGTGCGCTTCATGGGATTATTTCGGGAAGTCCAGCCCTGTTTGTGGGCATAAAAAAACGGTGGTTCACACCACCGTTTTTCCGTCCGTCCGTCAGGATGGGGCCGGGCTATTTGCCGCCCTTGGCGAGCGCGGCGATGAAGCCCAGCAACCGGTCGATCAAGCCCAGCCCTGTATGGCCGAGAGAATTCAAGACCTCGCCCGCCGACATGCCCTGGAAGCGCCGACGATAGGTGGAGATGGCGAACGGCGTGCCGAAGGCTCCCAGGATCACGCCTAGGATGAAGCCGCCCGAGGTGGGTTGGGCGGGCGGGTTCTGGGCGGCGGTCGCTGTGGGCGGCACCGATTTGTCGGTGATGGGCGGCGCCGGGGCGGGGGTGGGCACGAACGCCGGGCCGTAATCGTCCGGGATCGCCAGATCAGTCAGGCCGGGGATGCTGGGGAAGGGCGTGCCGCCCTTGCCCACGATCAGTTGGCCCTTCATGCCTTTTTCCATGTGCTGGGCGATATCGCAATGCACCAGGTAGGTCCGGTCCTCGACGGGCAGGATCAAGGTGCCGCTGACCTTGGCCGGGCCGGTCACTTCCAGGTGGAACATGCCCTTGTCGTACAGGAATTTGGGCAGACCGTGCATCATCCATTGATGGCGGATATGGTCCTCGTTGATGAAATGCACGGTGAGCCGGGTGCAGGGCTTCACTTTCCATTCATGCTCGCTGAAGCCGAACATGGTGCCGGGATAGTCCTTGGCGTATTTGTGGCCGGCGTGGACGGTGATTTCCACGTCCTCGCTGACCTTGTCGCAACCGGGGGCGAGCGTGTCCTTGTTTTGGCCCATGACCATGGCGCCGTCCATGTCCATCAAATGGCCGTCGCCGTGGTC includes:
- a CDS encoding YgaP family membrane protein; translation: MAIDLCKKNIGPTEKYIRIGAGGLLTVLAGVGVVGAWGFIGLVPLATGLLGSCPVYTLMGKDTNGGTAQAETHAHGGACCGGSATPAEPTAATTAPEAPAEEPSTPTEAAAEASAEATPTAEEKPAA
- a CDS encoding ammonium transporter — its product is METINKSQDVLFILLGAIMVLAMHSGFAFLEVGTVRRKNQVNALVKILTDFAMSTVAYFFIGYYLAYGVQFFQGADRLALDNGYGLVKFFFLLTFAAAIPAIVSGGIAERAKFNPQIAATFILVGFVYPLFEGIAWNQNLGLQPWLEQTFGAAFHDFAGSVVVHAVGGWIGLAAVLLLGPRRGRYHRDGGIAAHPPSSIPFLALGAWILTVGWFGFNVMSAQTLGAISGLVALNSLMAMVGGTLAALLMGRNDPGFVHNGPLAGLVAVCAGSDLMHPVGALTVGAVAGVLFVSMFTLTQNRWKIDDVLGVWPLHGLCGAWGGIAAGLFGQTALGGLGHISLVSQLIGTGLGIAIALAGGFATYGLLKLAVGLRLDPEEEFAGADLTLHKISASPEKEAGW
- a CDS encoding copper oxidase, translated to MKTIPTLFLGSLLAATSVYAAEDKIVEHNSFMDHGDGHLMDMDGAMVMGQNKDTLAPGCDKVSEDVEITVHAGHKYAKDYPGTMFGFSEHEWKVKPCTRLTVHFINEDHIRHQWMMHGLPKFLYDKGMFHLEVTGPAKVSGTLILPVEDRTYLVHCDIAQHMEKGMKGQLIVGKGGTPFPSIPGLTDLAIPDDYGPAFVPTPAPAPPITDKSVPPTATAAQNPPAQPTSGGFILGVILGAFGTPFAISTYRRRFQGMSAGEVLNSLGHTGLGLIDRLLGFIAALAKGGK